The proteins below are encoded in one region of Pseudomonas ekonensis:
- a CDS encoding YhdP family protein gives MERLTRILAALTRWGLGLCALALVLMALYVSLGRELAPLVAEYRADVEQKAGAALGMPLQIGELEGDWSGFAPILLAHDVTVGEGANTLRLDRVRAVPDLWASLLAREVRIAHLELNGLKISLKEGEDGSWALEGLPVKQDQPLDPQQLFDRMQIVQQLSVLDSQVTLQPLDHAPLTFTYVGLNLKTGAVRQRLDVRLTLPDGQPVATSLRTRIRAGQWQDSAVEGYLSLPQSDWAKWLPERLTQQWNFSQIKAGGELWIDWREGTLQSAALRLNAPQLTGAYAERKPIRIDNLALNAYYERNRDGATVTLDSLAMNFGETRWESRVQIKQTAASDKAEELWHLQADRVDLTPITPLLNALGPLPQGFATVVERLKVTGGLRNVLLDVRPNATDDSRFSFAANLDRVGFDAYHGAPAARNVSGSLSGNLGGGELRMDSKDFVLHLDPIFAKPWQYIQANARLTWKLDKEGFTLIAPYLKVLGEEGKIAGDFLIRLHFEHDQEDYMDLRVGLVDGDGRYTAKYLPQVLNPAVDEWLRTAILKGAVDQGFFQYQGSLNKGAADADRSISLFFKVHDAELAFQPGWPHVSKVSGDVFIEDSGIRIVAQKGQLLDTQVSDVFVNIPHAPEGEHSHLLLDGAFAGGLGDGLKILQEAPIGTAETFAGWEGEGELTGKLKLDVPLAKGDAPKILVDFKPANARLKLAEPKLELTQLKGDFRFDSAKGLSGQNIAARAFDKPVTAQIFADGGPGRLKTRVAASGQVEVKKLTDWLGVTQPLPVSGTVPYQLQVNLDGADSQLMVSSSLKGVAVDLPAPFGMPASTGRDTVFRMTLQGPERRYWVNYDQLANFTFAAPPGNFADGRGELFLGAGEAVLPGGKGLRVRGVLSELDVKPWQDLVDKYAGKDPGGSARQLLSSADFKVDRLTAFGTTLDQASVQLNRKAGAWALALDSRQAKGTVAIPDANGAPIAVNLQYVRLPAPDPAVQADENAPDPLASVDPSKIPALDITVNQLFQGQDLVGGWSLKVRPTAKGIALSNLDLGLKGILLQGSGGWEGTPGATSSWYKGRIGGKNLADVLKGWGFAPSVTSEEFHMDVDGRWPGSPAWLATKRFSGTLDASLNKGQFVEVEGGAQALRVFGLLNFNSIGRRLRLDFSDLFGKGLSYDRVKGLLVATNGVYVTREPILLTGPSSNIELNGTLDLVGDQVDARLLVTLPVTNNLPIAALIVGAPAVGGALFLIDKLIGDRVARFASVKYTVKGPWKEPKITFDKPF, from the coding sequence ATGGAGCGTCTGACCCGTATTCTGGCCGCACTCACCCGCTGGGGATTGGGCCTGTGCGCGCTGGCACTGGTGTTGATGGCGTTGTACGTCAGCCTCGGCCGGGAACTGGCGCCGCTGGTGGCCGAGTACCGCGCCGACGTCGAGCAGAAGGCCGGCGCCGCCCTCGGCATGCCGCTGCAGATCGGCGAGCTCGAAGGCGATTGGAGCGGATTCGCGCCGATCCTGCTGGCCCACGACGTGACGGTCGGCGAGGGCGCCAATACCCTGCGCCTGGATCGGGTGCGTGCCGTGCCTGATCTGTGGGCCAGCCTGTTGGCCCGGGAAGTGCGCATCGCCCACCTCGAACTCAACGGCCTGAAGATCAGCCTCAAGGAAGGCGAAGACGGCAGTTGGGCCCTGGAAGGGTTGCCGGTCAAGCAGGACCAGCCGCTGGATCCGCAGCAATTGTTCGACCGCATGCAGATCGTGCAGCAGCTGTCCGTGCTCGACAGCCAGGTGACCTTGCAGCCGCTCGATCACGCGCCGCTGACCTTCACCTACGTCGGCCTCAACCTCAAGACCGGCGCCGTCCGCCAGCGGCTGGACGTGCGCCTGACCCTGCCCGACGGCCAGCCGGTGGCGACCAGCCTGCGCACGCGGATCCGCGCCGGCCAGTGGCAGGACAGCGCCGTGGAGGGCTACCTGAGCCTGCCGCAGAGCGACTGGGCCAAATGGTTGCCGGAGCGCCTGACCCAGCAGTGGAATTTCTCCCAGATCAAGGCCGGCGGCGAACTGTGGATCGACTGGCGCGAAGGAACGCTGCAGAGCGCCGCCCTGCGCCTGAACGCGCCGCAGCTGACCGGCGCCTATGCCGAGCGCAAGCCGATCCGGATCGACAACCTGGCCCTCAACGCTTACTACGAGCGCAACCGCGACGGCGCCACCGTCACCCTCGATTCCCTGGCGATGAACTTCGGCGAAACCCGCTGGGAATCCCGAGTGCAGATCAAGCAGACCGCCGCCAGCGACAAGGCCGAAGAACTGTGGCACCTGCAGGCCGACCGGGTCGACCTGACGCCGATCACGCCGTTGCTCAATGCCCTGGGGCCATTGCCGCAAGGGTTCGCCACGGTGGTCGAGCGCCTGAAGGTGACCGGCGGACTGCGCAACGTGCTGCTGGATGTGCGCCCCAACGCCACCGACGACTCGCGGTTCAGCTTCGCCGCCAACCTCGACCGGGTCGGCTTCGACGCCTACCACGGCGCCCCGGCGGCGCGGAACGTCAGCGGCAGCCTCAGCGGCAACTTGGGCGGCGGCGAGTTGCGGATGGACAGCAAGGACTTTGTCCTGCACCTGGACCCGATCTTCGCCAAGCCGTGGCAATACATCCAGGCCAACGCCCGCTTGACCTGGAAGCTCGACAAGGAAGGCTTCACCCTGATCGCGCCGTACCTGAAGGTGCTGGGCGAAGAGGGCAAGATCGCCGGCGACTTCCTGATCCGCCTGCATTTTGAGCACGACCAGGAAGACTACATGGACTTGCGCGTCGGCCTGGTGGACGGCGACGGACGCTACACCGCCAAGTACCTGCCCCAGGTCCTCAACCCGGCCGTCGACGAATGGCTGCGCACCGCGATCCTCAAGGGTGCGGTGGATCAGGGCTTCTTCCAGTACCAGGGGTCGCTGAACAAGGGCGCGGCCGACGCGGACCGCAGCATCAGCCTGTTCTTCAAGGTGCATGACGCCGAACTCGCGTTCCAGCCGGGCTGGCCTCATGTGAGCAAGGTCAGCGGCGACGTGTTCATCGAAGACAGCGGCATCCGGATCGTGGCGCAGAAGGGCCAGTTGCTCGACACCCAGGTCAGCGACGTGTTCGTCAACATTCCCCACGCGCCGGAAGGCGAACACAGCCATTTGCTCCTCGACGGCGCGTTCGCCGGCGGACTGGGCGACGGCCTGAAGATTCTTCAGGAAGCGCCGATCGGCACCGCCGAGACCTTCGCCGGCTGGGAAGGCGAGGGCGAACTGACCGGCAAGCTGAAGCTGGACGTGCCGCTGGCCAAGGGCGATGCGCCGAAGATCCTCGTCGACTTCAAGCCGGCCAACGCGCGGCTGAAGCTGGCCGAGCCCAAGCTTGAGCTGACCCAGCTCAAGGGCGATTTCCGGTTCGACAGCGCCAAGGGCCTGAGCGGGCAGAACATCGCTGCGCGGGCGTTCGACAAGCCGGTGACCGCGCAGATCTTCGCCGACGGCGGCCCGGGCCGGCTCAAGACCCGCGTGGCCGCCTCCGGGCAGGTCGAGGTGAAGAAACTCACCGACTGGCTCGGTGTGACCCAACCGTTGCCGGTGTCCGGTACGGTTCCCTATCAGTTGCAGGTGAACCTGGACGGCGCCGACAGCCAGTTGATGGTCAGCTCCAGCCTCAAGGGCGTGGCGGTGGATCTGCCGGCGCCCTTCGGCATGCCGGCCAGCACCGGGCGCGACACGGTGTTCCGCATGACCCTGCAAGGGCCGGAGCGGCGCTACTGGGTCAATTACGATCAGTTGGCCAATTTCACCTTCGCGGCGCCGCCGGGCAATTTCGCCGACGGCCGCGGGGAGCTGTTCCTCGGCGCGGGCGAGGCGGTGTTGCCCGGCGGCAAGGGGCTGCGGGTGCGCGGCGTGCTGTCGGAACTGGACGTCAAACCGTGGCAGGATCTGGTGGACAAGTACGCCGGCAAGGATCCGGGCGGCAGCGCCAGGCAACTGCTGAGCAGCGCCGATTTCAAGGTCGACAGGCTTACGGCGTTCGGCACCACGCTGGATCAGGCGTCGGTGCAGCTCAACCGCAAGGCGGGTGCCTGGGCGCTGGCGCTGGACAGCCGGCAGGCCAAGGGCACGGTCGCGATCCCCGACGCCAATGGCGCACCGATCGCGGTGAACCTGCAATACGTGCGCCTGCCGGCGCCGGATCCGGCGGTGCAGGCTGACGAAAACGCGCCCGATCCTCTGGCCTCGGTCGATCCGAGCAAGATTCCGGCGCTGGACATCACCGTCAACCAACTGTTCCAGGGCCAGGACCTGGTGGGCGGCTGGTCGCTCAAAGTGCGGCCGACCGCCAAGGGCATCGCCCTGAGCAACCTAGACCTGGGCCTCAAGGGCATCCTGCTGCAGGGCAGCGGCGGCTGGGAAGGTACGCCGGGCGCCACCAGCAGTTGGTACAAAGGCCGGATCGGCGGCAAGAACCTCGCCGACGTGCTCAAGGGCTGGGGGTTCGCGCCGAGCGTGACCAGCGAAGAGTTTCACATGGACGTCGACGGCCGCTGGCCGGGCTCGCCGGCGTGGCTGGCGACCAAGCGCTTCTCCGGCACCCTCGATGCGTCGCTGAACAAGGGCCAGTTCGTCGAGGTGGAGGGCGGCGCCCAGGCGCTGCGGGTGTTCGGCCTGCTCAACTTCAACTCCATCGGCCGGCGCCTGCGCCTGGACTTCTCCGACCTGTTCGGCAAAGGCTTGAGCTATGACCGGGTGAAGGGCCTGCTGGTGGCGACCAACGGCGTCTACGTGACCCGTGAACCGATCCTGCTGACCGGGCCGTCGAGCAACATTGAGCTCAACGGCACCCTGGACCTGGTCGGCGACCAGGTGGACGCCCGGCTGCTGGTGACCTTGCCGGTGACCAACAACCTGCCGATCGCAGCGCTGATCGTGGGAGCGCCGGCGGTCGGCGGCGCGCTGTTCCTGATCGACAAGCTGATCGGCGACCGCGTGGCGCGGTTCGCCAGCGTCAAGTACACGGTCAAGGGCCCGTGGAAAGAGCCGAAAATCACCTTCGACAAGCCCTTTTGA